In Leptospira langatensis, a genomic segment contains:
- a CDS encoding helix-turn-helix domain-containing protein produces the protein MTRTRAKDPNSNSCYYKKILILFFLSSLAFPIDLLAKAPEVVEIFAKSSVENLSPKIEYRYLGSRFQHCKPETLKSLDEMEWHHNSGDVVRVPRSPLGNWLRFRIVNLSKEPIVRTLSLYWLNVPEAELCSIDTQGRFEAFYSNNETTTLLGSRSLLPHFTIQLPPQQERTYYLFIKTNENINYPISLLSEEDYTTQIQVRSVVFSAISFALLLSLIANIYFYFRTKKLLFVALLAHLLSVGVTLYFLHGREFSSIVKYDNSIFRHSYFLFLGITHFSFFLYLASWSSEESSTIHKSPIFWISSLLGLFYPLIVSFDFWYEHRIWILIANYGFMIYFFGKSHASLFVMKAYDELCYVGVWTIFLLFSVFKTTFQFEFYPYNWLSVYGIIFYFPLLAIVTSLLAREITNRWAIERNSLKRSHLASLDVRACVETLLRLLKREKIYLKKSLKEEDVAKEMGITVHQLSEIINTEFKTSFPSLLNQYRVEEAKFLLIENPNESTARIGENAGFSSRSAFYLEFKKVTGSNPNSFRKASSIRS, from the coding sequence AGCGCCCGAGGTAGTGGAGATCTTTGCAAAATCGTCTGTCGAGAACCTAAGCCCCAAGATAGAGTATAGATACTTGGGCAGTAGATTCCAGCATTGCAAACCGGAGACTCTCAAATCCTTGGATGAAATGGAATGGCATCATAACTCTGGAGACGTGGTTCGGGTCCCACGAAGCCCTTTAGGCAATTGGCTTAGATTTCGGATCGTGAATTTAAGTAAAGAGCCGATTGTTCGGACCCTTTCTCTCTATTGGTTGAACGTTCCAGAGGCGGAACTTTGCTCTATCGATACACAAGGAAGGTTTGAGGCATTTTATTCGAATAATGAGACCACCACTCTACTCGGAAGCCGATCCCTTCTCCCTCATTTCACGATCCAACTCCCTCCTCAGCAAGAGCGGACCTACTATTTATTCATTAAGACAAACGAGAATATCAACTATCCTATCAGTCTTTTATCGGAAGAAGATTATACCACTCAGATCCAAGTAAGATCGGTCGTTTTCTCCGCTATCAGTTTCGCACTTCTACTCTCGCTAATCGCCAATATTTACTTCTATTTCAGGACCAAGAAACTCCTATTCGTCGCCCTTCTCGCACATTTATTATCCGTAGGAGTCACTCTATACTTCCTGCACGGAAGGGAGTTTTCTTCGATCGTTAAATACGATAACTCCATCTTCCGTCATAGTTACTTTTTATTTTTAGGGATCACACATTTCTCCTTCTTCTTATATCTAGCGTCCTGGTCTTCGGAAGAATCCTCCACGATCCACAAGTCACCGATCTTCTGGATCTCGAGTCTATTAGGACTATTTTATCCTCTGATCGTTTCCTTCGATTTCTGGTACGAACATAGGATCTGGATCCTGATCGCGAATTACGGATTTATGATCTATTTCTTCGGCAAAAGCCATGCTTCCTTATTCGTAATGAAAGCATATGACGAGCTTTGTTATGTGGGAGTTTGGACAATCTTCTTGTTATTTAGCGTATTCAAGACCACTTTCCAGTTCGAATTCTATCCGTACAATTGGCTTTCCGTTTATGGGATTATCTTCTACTTCCCTCTGCTTGCCATTGTCACTTCCTTGCTAGCAAGAGAGATCACGAATCGATGGGCGATAGAAAGAAATTCATTAAAGAGATCGCATCTTGCTTCTTTGGATGTAAGAGCCTGCGTTGAGACACTACTCCGTCTTTTAAAGCGCGAGAAGATCTACCTCAAGAAATCCCTAAAGGAAGAAGATGTCGCGAAAGAAATGGGCATTACGGTACACCAACTCTCGGAGATCATCAATACCGAATTCAAGACCAGTTTCCCCTCTCTCTTGAACCAATATAGAGTCGAAGAAGCAAAGTTTTTACTGATCGAAAATCCGAACGAGAGCACCGCTCGAATCGGAGAAAATGCAGGCTTCAGTTCTAGATCCGCATTCTATTTAGAATTCAAGAAAGTGACAGGAAGCAATCCGAACTCGTTCAGAAAAGCGAGCTCGATCCGATCTTGA